The genomic interval TCGGCCAGCAGGATGGCGGGCCGATTGACGACGGCACGAGCTATGCACAGGCGTTGTTGCTCCCCGCCGGACAAAGTGATCGGTTTGGCCTTTTCGCGTCCAAGCAGACCGACTTTGTCGAGGGCAGCCCGGGTGCGTCTGGCGATCTCTCCGCGCGGAAAGCCGGTAATCGCCAGCGGCAATGCTACATTCTCGAACACGCTGCGGTCGAACAACAGCTTGTGATCCTGGAAAATCAGCCCGAAGTTGCGGCGGAAAAAGGGAATGATGCCCGGCTTCATTGCCGACACGTTCTGGCCATTGATGATGACGCCGCCCGCCGTCGGCATTTCGATGGCGGTGATCAGTTTCAGCAGTGTGCTTTTCCCCGCGCCGGAGTGGCCGGTGATGAAGACCATCTCTCCGGATTCAACCGAGAAGGTCACGTCGCGCAACGCTTCAAAGCCGCCGGCATAGCGCTTGGAGACATGGCTGACCTGGATCATCGAGCCGCGGGTTGCCGCTGAACTCACTCGAACAAAGCCTCCACGAATTCTCCGGCAGAGAATGGACGCAGATCCTCGACGTCCTCGCCGACGCCGATGAAACGCAAAGGAATCGGCTTGTGACGCGCAATGGCGGCTATTGCGCCGCCCTTGGCGGTGCCGTCCAGCTTCGTGAGTACGATGCCGGTAACGCCAAGCGCTGCATCAAACGCCCTCACTTGGTTGACGGCGTTCTGCCCATTGTTGGCGTCGAGCACCAGCAGCACTTCATGCGGCGCATCGGGGATGGCC from Betaproteobacteria bacterium carries:
- the ftsE gene encoding cell division ATP-binding protein FtsE, translated to MIQVSHVSKRYAGGFEALRDVTFSVESGEMVFITGHSGAGKSTLLKLITAIEMPTAGGVIINGQNVSAMKPGIIPFFRRNFGLIFQDHKLLFDRSVFENVALPLAITGFPRGEIARRTRAALDKVGLLGREKAKPITLSGGEQQRLCIARAVVNRPAILLADEPTGNLDTAYAEEIIGMFKLFNQVGVTVVIATHDEDMIERLGPRVLHLDHGRVAT